Genomic segment of Geminocystis herdmanii PCC 6308:
ATAATAAGGTGGTTTCCAAGAAAGAATATACCAATCTTCTCAATGATTCCCCCTTTTTTAAGGGGGGTTAGGGGGGATCGATCAGGTATAATTATTGTCAGAAATCACCTAAGTATATCTTGGGCATTGTCATTTATACTGAAAGAGCGGAAAAATTGGGATTATTTCATCGATAAAAACCTCTAAACAGGAAAGAAAACTATATGAGTAAAAAATTTTTGTTGATATGTCGAAAGAAGAAAGACAAAAAATTTTATTTGAGATGTGTGATGAGGAAATTGATTTTACTGATATACCAGAAATTAATCAAGATTTTTTGAAGACAGTAAAAAAAATCGAACATCCTCAAAAATCAAAGACAAATACCATTAAAATTAAACCTCATTTACTAAACTGGTTTAAAAATCATGCTCAAGAGAATAGTTATGAAGTATTAATAAATAATGTTCTTGAAAACTATATTCAGCATCAAATAGAAAATTAAATTAATTAGACTTTATTTGAGGGATAATTGACAATATTTATTTAGTAATCTATAATCAGTTTTATGTCTAAATCTTGGTAAAATTCTTCTTGATATAATTCAACTTTCGATTGAGAAGATAATAATAATAATGCCCAAAAAACACCTACTTTATCTTCTACTTTTTCTTGTTTATAGGATTGCCAATTATTAACTAATCGATCGAGCTTAATATATTCGTTATGATGATTATGAGTCAAATTTTGGGTTAAAAAATCATTAATTTGTTGAGCCAATTCTGTTAAATTTTCATTATGGGCTAAATCCGTAATAGTTTTCAAAGCCTGTTTGCGAGTATAACCTTTTTTTGTCTTATTCAAAGGTAAATCATGATTAATTTTTTTCTCCTCTAATTCACTTTCCATAGCTTGTAATTGAGTGATTAATTCTGCTAAAGTCACCTTTCTTGTTTTGGGAGGAGGTGCAGATGTTCGCCTTTTAATATGTTTATCGATGTCACTATTTCTAAAATTACGTCTAAGGGCATCTAATTCGCCGTCTTCCTGAAAATCTTCATAATTTTCCTCATTTTCCTCTGGTTGACTCAATTTTTCGAGGGTTTCCGCTTTAAATAATACTAACATGGAAGCCCATAACATTACTTGTCCAGATTGAGACAAATCCATCGTCTGTAAATCGATATTTTGACTGTCATTTATGCCTAATTCTGCCAAAAATCGATCGATTATCTCAATTACCTGCACATCCCAAGGGTTTATCTCCCCTTTTTGTGCTAAATCTATTAATAACTCAATGGCTTGACTAGCTGGACTTTTTTTTGTATTCATCGATGAGGTGTTAGGTTTTAGTTGTTAATTAATCACTCACCGTGAAATAAATTTCACGGCTAATAGCGAAAGTCTGCTAAAGCGACTGAATTCTTCATTCCTCATTCTCCATTCTCCATTTTCCATTCTCCATTCTTATACGATTCTGGCACAACTCGATCGCCCACTCAATCGATGCTATCATGCTACTAGGATTAGCAATACCTTGCCCAGCAATATCAAAAGCTGTACCATGATCAGGAGAAGTACGCACAAATGGTAAACCTATAGTAGTATTCACCGCTCGATCGAAAGCCATAGATTTCACAGGTATTAAACCTTGGTCATGGTATAGGGCTAAAAAACCGTCAGCAGTCGCAGTATTTGAATCATGATACCATGCTTGAGCAGGTTTTACCCATAAAGTGTCAGGAGGAGTTAACCCTGTTAATTGAGCCTCTGGATAGCGTTTACGGGCATTGTCTAACCAATCATTTAACCAGTCTTTTTCTTCCGTGCCCAATTTTCCATTCTCTCCACTATGGGGATTTAATCCAGCTATGGCAATATGAGGATTGGGCAAGTTAAAATCTTCCTTGAGGGTGTGTATCAACAAATCCAGTTTATCATCCATCAGAGAGGGGTTAAGGGTGTCGGCTACGGTTTTTAAGGGTATGTGAGTTGTAGCTAAAAGAGTTCGCAAAGTCCATGCCGTATAAGGAGATTTGCCCACAAACATCATCCCAAATTTATCTACTCCCGACTTCTGGGCTAATACTTCTGTTTGCCCCGGATAATTATATCCTGCTTGTTGCCATAAAAATTTGGCAATGGGTGCTGTGACAATACCATCAAATTTACCATCTAAGGTGAGTTCGATCGCCTTTTCCAAATACAAAAAACTCGCTTTTCCCGTGTCACTATTCCCCTCCCCCCAATTAATTTCAGGAAGTGTTAGTATATCTATGATATTTAATTGATCAGGATTTACTAAATCAACATTAGTCTTATTCTGTAAATCATTATATGCCTTTATTAAGCTCGATCGACAACCAATGATAGTGATATTAGCTTGAGCAGAAAAACGATGATTAGCCAAAGATTTCAGGATAATTTCTGAACCAATACTAGCAGGATCTCCTAAAGTAATAACAAGGTTAATTTTATTCGTATATTTAAAAGTCATAGGTAGAAATAAATAATTGATTAAAGTATTTTTAGATAAGGATTTTTTGTGACTATAGAAAATATTACTCTCCTTCAAATTTTAGCTATCCTATCAGCATCTGCGGCAGGAGGTTTAAGAATTGCTTTACCTTTACTTATTATTGGCATTGCACGTCTTGATCAATTATGGACTAATATCCCTTTTTTATCCCATATTAACCCTCAAATTATTGTCGGTGTTTTAACCAGTTGGACTCTCTTTGAATTATTTGGGACAAAAAAACTTTTAGGTTTAAGAATTGTCCAAATTATTCAGCTGATATTTAGCCCTTTTGTCGGTGCATTTATGGCTATTGGAATGGCGGCTTTAATTGAAGTAAAAATTACGCCATTATGGTTATTAGGATTAACAGGGGGCTTATTAGCATTAGTTTTAAAATTAGTATTAGTAGGATGGTTTTTTCGATGGGGGAAAATGCCAATTATTGTTATTTTTTTAGAAGATTTTTTATCTGCTATTTTAGTTATTTTTGCCCTTAAATCTCCTGAAAATGGTGGTTTAATTGCCATGATTTTATTATGGTTAGCCTTGCGTAGTTCTAATGAATGGAAATATCGATTTAAAACCAAAAGTGACTTAGAAACAAAAACCAAATAAGATACAAATTTTATGAATTTTTTACTAATCTTATAGAGCATGAATATTTATTTACATTAAATTTTAATAGTGAAGATTATATTTACTAAAATAAATCACTAATAGATTAAGATAAATAATTGTATTTTATTAAAAATTAAGCCATGATTAATAAATTTAAAAAGTATTTTTCAACCTATTTATTTAGGTTTTTTATGGGAATATTCCTTTTCAATCTTACTCATCCATTAAGCATTTATCCAGCCGTGGCACAATTAGAAAATACTTGTACCTCTTTGGATTCGATCGAAGTGCGCCAGTTGACGATCAAACAAATTACCCGTGAAAGTCATTTATCTTTAGGTAAAGGATCATAGTTTTTTGATGGGCTGGGTTTTTTCATTCTCAAATTTTGATTTAACTCAAAACTATAATTGACAAAAAATCTAGCCATTTTTATTGATTAGAAAATCAATTATTATTTAAAATTGTGATATTTTTTATGAAAATTGAGTTCAATTTATTGAACGGTATCTATTAGATGTTTAATTTATTACACGTTGGGATAATGGTTGTGAATCCTACTGGTATAATTTTCGTAACCTCGCAATGACAATATAGAAAAAAAATAGGGCAGACAATGAAGTCCACCCTATTAATTATTTAAGATTTAAAAGATTAATCTTAGAAACGACTTGAGTTAGGTTTGTGAACGATGAAACTAACAGTTTGGCACTGTCTGAGGTTATCAAAAGCAATAACTCTGATATAAGAATCGGAATATTGTGCTTTACACTCACGCACTTCGTTTAATACTTCTTGGGGAGAGAAAGCATTAAATAAAGGTAATTTCCATAAAGTCCAGTGGTGATCGGTAGGTAAAGGGTCTTTTTCAAATTCGATCGCAGGAATAAATCCTTGATCTAATAAGTATTGAACCTGTTTAACAATTTGTTGATCGGTTAAAGGAGGTAAATAAGATAAAGTCTCGTAACGACGCTCTTTTCCTAAAGTTTGCATTTTTTATTCTTCCTTGTTTTCTGATGGATTAGATTCTAAGTTTGGTTCATCTATCGAAGATGACGTTAATGAAGAAGATTGAGTTTGGGTTAAACGCTCTAAAAGATGACGGCGGTGTTCCATATTCGATTGCTCGATATTTGTCTTCACCATTTCGGGTAAAAACTCCACAATTTGCTCTGCTAAATCTTGCCTTACTGTAAGAATCCTTAATACTAACTCTTTATTTTCCTTCATCAAATCATTGATGTAATTATCACTATCTTGGACTTTTTTTCGATCGCTATAATCATTAAGCCATATCGCTTGTCCGGGGTTAGTTTCTGAGAGTTGTTCAATAATGACTCTTACGGCTTGATAAGTGAGATAACTTTGCAAAACTTTTGCTGTATCCTTAACGACTTGTTTATAAGTCATAAATTTTAATTAGTCTCAGTGATTATCAGAATTTTTATAAGTACAATTACTCAAATAACTCAATTATTTTGTTCATTAATGACTATTTACCTTAAAAATTCATCGGTAGGGCGATACACACCCCACCAAAATCAGATTTTTATATACTAAGGAAACACAAAGACTTACAATTCTGACGATCGAACCTGAATACCACTAAAACTTAGAGAGTATCAACGGTGTCAAACTCGAACTTGATTTCTTTCCAGAGTTCAAGAGCTGCTGCCAACTCAGGACTCCAACGTCCAGCTTCACGAAGTACCTCATTACCTTCACGAGCTAATGAACGACCTTCGTTACGAGCTTGAACACAGGCTTCTAAAGCTACACGGTTAGCGGTTGCACCTGGAGCGTTACCCCAAGGGTGTCCTAAAGTACCACCACCGAACTGTAAACAAGAATCGTCACCGAAGATTTCTACAAGCGCGGGCATATGCCATACATGGATACCACCAGAAGCAACAGGCATTACACCGGGTAAAGAAGCATAATCTTGGGTAAAGAATACACCACGAGAACGATCTTCTTCTACATAGTCTTCACGCATTAAGTCAACGAAACCTAAAGTTACAGCGCGATCGCCTTCTAATTTACCTACAACAGTACCAGAGTGTAAATGATCACCACCAGACAGACGGAGACATTTAGCTAAAACTCTGAAGTGAATACCGTGATTTTTTTGACGATCGACTACTGCGTGCATTGCACGGTGAATGTGGAGTAATAAACCGTTATCACGACACCATCTGGCGAGGGTAGTGTTAGCAGTGAAACCACCAGTAAAGAAATCGTGCATAATGATAGGAGTACCGATTTCTTTAGCGAATTCAGCACGTTTCATCATTTCTTCACAAGTACCTGCGGTAACGTTGAGGTAGTGACCTTTCATTTCATTGGTTTCAGCTTGTGCTTTGGAGATAGCTTCTTGTACAAACAAGAAACGATCGCGCCAACGCATGAAAGGCTGAGAGTTGATGTTTTCGTCATCTTTTGTGAAGTCTAAACCACCACGAAGACACTCATAAACTGCACGACCATAGTTTTTAGCCGATAAACCTAATTTGGGTTTAATAGTACAACCCAAGAGAGGACGACCGTATTTGTTTAATAAGTCACGCTCAACAGTAATACCATGAGGAGGACCTTGGTAGGTTTTGATTAAAGCAACAGGGAAACGAATATCTTCTAAACGTAATGCACGGAGAGCTTTAAAACCGAATACGTTACCAACTAAAGAAGTTAAAACGTTGGTAATAGAACCTTCTTCAAATAAATCTAAAGGATAAGCAACGAATACGAAATATTGGTTATCTTCACCGGGTACAGGCTCAACGTTGTAACAACGACCTTTATAACGATCTAAGTCGGTTAAACCATCAGTCCATACAGTAGTCCAAGTACCAGTCGAAGACTCAGCCGCTACTGCTGCCGCACACTCTTCAGGGGGAACTCCCGCTTGGGGAGTCATTCTGAAACAGGCTAATAAATCAGTATCTTTAGGGGTATAGTCAGGGGTGTAATAAGTCAGGCGGTAGTCCTGTACACCAGCTTTAAATCCACCTTTGGATCCAGCTTGTACCATTTGTCGTTTCCTCCAAGTATATAAATTTTCTTTATAGCTATATATTTAACAACTTCAATAATCGGAAGTTCATTTTAAGCCTTTTACTTTTCGAGAACAATCTTATCATGAAGGGGATCAAGTTTTGCACAAAGAAAAAATTTTTTTCAACTATTTTCGATTATTATTATTTCTATTTTTTATCAGGTTAACTAATCTTAATTTTCTTGACTTAATCACCCTGCTCACTTTATGATACTTGATCCTATTTTTTTCTTTACCGTTAAAACGTTATTTTATACATATTTCGTTACACAGTAAAACCAGAAAAGTCACTAAGTTATTATACTCATTTAAAAAACTTATTGATGAAAGTAGGAGATAGGAGGGAGGAAACAGGAGATAGTAGAAATTGAGATAAACATCAGTGATACTTGGCGAGGGCATAATTTGAGTTTGGTGAAGGTAGGCAAAAGGCAAGTAGGCAAGAGGCAACTATACATTTTGCAACATCAGATTATAACCTTGATGAGTATAAATTGATTTTTAGTAAGAAAATGAAATATCAATATTAGACATTAACTAGATTTGATACGATAGAGATCGACATCAAAAAACTTTTATTTTTCAGTATTTCTCCTATATCCTGTCTCCTAACTCCTATCTTCTTTTAAATTATGGTTAAATTTGTCCTCGCTTCAGCATCTCCTGCCCGATTGAAACTCTTAAAAATGGTAGGTATTAATTCGATCGTCCATAGTAGTAACTATGATGAATCTTTAATTAATCTTACCGATACAGAAGCATTAGTTAACACCTTAGCGCAAAAAAAAGCGGAAACCGTAGCGGAAAAATTCCCTTGCGCCTTAGTCTTAGGATGTGATTCTGTCTTAGAAGTAGAAGGAGAAATCTATGGTAAACCAGATAACCCCCAAATTGCTGTTAGTCGATGGCAAAAAATGAGAGGCAAAATCGGTAAGTTATATACTGGTCATGCTTTAATTGATACTAACAATAATGAAAAAATTATTCTTTGTGGCATTACAGAAGTTCACTTTGCTAATATTGACGATGGCTCGATCGAATCCTATGTTAATACAGGAGAACCTCTAAAATGTGCGGGGAGTTTTGCCTTAGAAGGTAAAGGAGGATTATTTATCGATAAAATAGTCGGTTGTCATAGTAACGTGATAGGCTTAAGTTTGCCGTTATTACGCACAATGTTAGCAGATTTAAACTATAAAGTTAGTGATTTTTGGTAAGTTAATCGAGAAAATTTGAGTTAAGCTAATTGAAACAAAAAAAATTGAGGTTATCTATTTATAATGAGCAAAATCGAAGAAATTAAAGCCAAAATCAGAGAAGGAAACATCGAAACTGCCATGGCAATGGCAATGGCAGAAGCCATGAAGTTAGAAATAATTACCACCGTTAATGATAGTGATACCCTCTCTCACTCTCAATGTTATCGTAGTAATCTCGATTTATTAAATAATGAAATAGATCACCAAATTGATGATCAAAAAAATAGTGAACAATTGGAAAATTTACATTTTCAAGAAGTAGGAAAAGCCCACGAAAAAATTTTACAAAATGTTCAAAGTTTACAAAAAATGTTTACTTTGTTGCAAGATAATTTAAGTGAATTAAACTAACAATAAAATTGAGATTAATTATATATTATTTAATAATGGAGGGATCTAACTCATGAGTAACTATGACAAAATTAAAGATTTAATCGAGAAAAAAAAATTATCTCAAGGTTTATTATTGGCGTTAAGTAATAGTTTAAAAATTAAATTAGTCACTAAAACTAAAGGAAAAGAACAAGTTAATAACATTGAAACTGAAATTGATTTAGTCAAAGGATTAAATACAGAAATTAACGATAAAAGTTTACTATCTTCAAATAATTACACTCTCAATTTTCATAAAAAACAACTAGAAAATATTTATGATACTTGGGATAAAAATAGGGAAACTTTAGTTAAAATTTTTCAAATAATAAATGGTAGCTCGATCGAGCTACACCACTCCGTGAGCGAACTTAATACATTAGCATATCCATCAGATGACTTTATGGAATCTGATGATAGTTTTGAAAACGACTTTAATGATTTTGAATCAGAATCCGCCCTGGAAAATTCTCTTTTTGAGGAAAAATCTCTAACAGAAAACCCCTTAAATGAAGAAGAAGATAACAGCAATGTTGATAACGAAACCTCAGAAAATTGGATAGATGACTTAAACAACGACTTAGATGACGATATAGAAGACTCTTTTCCCCAAGATGAAGAAGACGAAGAAAACTCCTCAGAGGAAAACTCCTTTGAGATGATGATAGAAGAAGAAGATATTTTTCTGTCGCAGAATGATGAAAGTGAGGCGGAATCTGTAGAAGAATCCATAGAAGAAGATGAAGACTGGGACGATTTTATGGTAGAAATGCCCGAAGAAGAAGCCGTAGTTTCCGAAGTGATAGCCAGTGATGATGAAGCAATATCCTCCGATGTGGAAATGGATGATGATTGGGAAGAATGGTTAGATGAAGATAACTTACCGTCTCATATTGATGGAGAATATACCCCCGATGCCATCGATTGGAGTGAAGAAAACTAAAGACAACCTGAGTTTCGAGATTTTAACCCTTATTTTATCAATTTTCGGAGATGTCT
This window contains:
- a CDS encoding segregation/condensation protein A, with the translated sequence MNTKKSPASQAIELLIDLAQKGEINPWDVQVIEIIDRFLAELGINDSQNIDLQTMDLSQSGQVMLWASMLVLFKAETLEKLSQPEENEENYEDFQEDGELDALRRNFRNSDIDKHIKRRTSAPPPKTRKVTLAELITQLQAMESELEEKKINHDLPLNKTKKGYTRKQALKTITDLAHNENLTELAQQINDFLTQNLTHNHHNEYIKLDRLVNNWQSYKQEKVEDKVGVFWALLLLSSQSKVELYQEEFYQDLDIKLIIDY
- the pdxA gene encoding 4-hydroxythreonine-4-phosphate dehydrogenase PdxA — encoded protein: MTFKYTNKINLVITLGDPASIGSEIILKSLANHRFSAQANITIIGCRSSLIKAYNDLQNKTNVDLVNPDQLNIIDILTLPEINWGEGNSDTGKASFLYLEKAIELTLDGKFDGIVTAPIAKFLWQQAGYNYPGQTEVLAQKSGVDKFGMMFVGKSPYTAWTLRTLLATTHIPLKTVADTLNPSLMDDKLDLLIHTLKEDFNLPNPHIAIAGLNPHSGENGKLGTEEKDWLNDWLDNARKRYPEAQLTGLTPPDTLWVKPAQAWYHDSNTATADGFLALYHDQGLIPVKSMAFDRAVNTTIGLPFVRTSPDHGTAFDIAGQGIANPSSMIASIEWAIELCQNRIRMENGKWRMENEE
- a CDS encoding DUF4126 domain-containing protein translates to MTIENITLLQILAILSASAAGGLRIALPLLIIGIARLDQLWTNIPFLSHINPQIIVGVLTSWTLFELFGTKKLLGLRIVQIIQLIFSPFVGAFMAIGMAALIEVKITPLWLLGLTGGLLALVLKLVLVGWFFRWGKMPIIVIFLEDFLSAILVIFALKSPENGGLIAMILLWLALRSSNEWKYRFKTKSDLETKTK
- a CDS encoding ribulose bisphosphate carboxylase small subunit, with protein sequence MQTLGKERRYETLSYLPPLTDQQIVKQVQYLLDQGFIPAIEFEKDPLPTDHHWTLWKLPLFNAFSPQEVLNEVRECKAQYSDSYIRVIAFDNLRQCQTVSFIVHKPNSSRF
- the rcbX gene encoding RuBisCO chaperone RbcX; translated protein: MTYKQVVKDTAKVLQSYLTYQAVRVIIEQLSETNPGQAIWLNDYSDRKKVQDSDNYINDLMKENKELVLRILTVRQDLAEQIVEFLPEMVKTNIEQSNMEHRRHLLERLTQTQSSSLTSSSIDEPNLESNPSENKEE
- a CDS encoding form I ribulose bisphosphate carboxylase large subunit, which translates into the protein MVQAGSKGGFKAGVQDYRLTYYTPDYTPKDTDLLACFRMTPQAGVPPEECAAAVAAESSTGTWTTVWTDGLTDLDRYKGRCYNVEPVPGEDNQYFVFVAYPLDLFEEGSITNVLTSLVGNVFGFKALRALRLEDIRFPVALIKTYQGPPHGITVERDLLNKYGRPLLGCTIKPKLGLSAKNYGRAVYECLRGGLDFTKDDENINSQPFMRWRDRFLFVQEAISKAQAETNEMKGHYLNVTAGTCEEMMKRAEFAKEIGTPIIMHDFFTGGFTANTTLARWCRDNGLLLHIHRAMHAVVDRQKNHGIHFRVLAKCLRLSGGDHLHSGTVVGKLEGDRAVTLGFVDLMREDYVEEDRSRGVFFTQDYASLPGVMPVASGGIHVWHMPALVEIFGDDSCLQFGGGTLGHPWGNAPGATANRVALEACVQARNEGRSLAREGNEVLREAGRWSPELAAALELWKEIKFEFDTVDTL
- a CDS encoding Maf family protein; translation: MVKFVLASASPARLKLLKMVGINSIVHSSNYDESLINLTDTEALVNTLAQKKAETVAEKFPCALVLGCDSVLEVEGEIYGKPDNPQIAVSRWQKMRGKIGKLYTGHALIDTNNNEKIILCGITEVHFANIDDGSIESYVNTGEPLKCAGSFALEGKGGLFIDKIVGCHSNVIGLSLPLLRTMLADLNYKVSDFW